The Solanum pennellii chromosome 11, SPENNV200 sequence AGAAATAGTGAAGCACCAGCTTGCAAGCATATCGTGGAATATTAAGTACACGTGAATTAATACCTCACAATATGttcactttaatttttattattatacacTCGAGAACAATATCAAATAAGATCCAATACACTTCAAATAAATGTATATGTTATACTTAATTTTTACCTTATTAGGGGGAATAAGGTATAAGTATCCCTTTAGACTATGATCGAAATCTCGAAGACACTCTTTATCTAAATAAAGGTTTGATAAActcccccctccccccaaaaaaaccattttcttttttgtaattttgtacatcATTTTTATTACATGACATCCAAACTCACtcacgcgcctcaattgcgtggagttACGGAGTGTGCCACATAAGCCAAAAGAtgtgcaaaataaaaaaaaaaatgaatttggagGTGATAGGACCTCAAGTTGTTAAGAtgtgtctctaaaattttgatcataatttaGGAATACTTGTGTCTTATCAcgttaattattttgattaacGAAAATTAAGACTCCCGCCGCTTATTTGAGATACTTTTAGACGGGTGGATACGTAGAAATGGATGCAGGCAACTTGTGTAGAACACTACGCAATACAAGTTGGACTTTGGAATGGTTAATTAAACAGAAATGATATATTGCATCTAATAGtttaatgttaaaaataattattatttgtcaAATGTgagtattataattatttatatagtcATACATCATCATTCTTTGACATTACCCTTTCGTACTAATGATTCGATGATATCTAATTTGTaggataaaattatgaaatgtcAAAATCAATAGTAAATGGgattaaaatataacttttggAGGACATTCTGTTTTCCATGCTCAATAAAATCTATTATGAAAGAGATAGTCATTTTAATTTGGTTTAATAACGATAACTATCATAATCGCcgtttaattatatttctaattataTTAACATGTTATCGATTactctaattatttttttgttgacttCATTTCagaaaattttataacttaGTAGTTGAAATTATGGTAGggtaaactaaaaaatataatgatataaattttaaatttaccgATTAcagtaataaaaaaattataataaaaatctaattgcatatttataatcgaaaaatttatatatagtaGTGTTATATATGCTTATAtagtataaaaattttatttatattatcttATATTGAGATTATAATTATTGtgtatcaaaatatttaagtttaattatatattagaaATGGAGCCAAACATTTTATTTCACAACGAAGatttatttcattcttgaaacaatacaatatataaagaaaaaaaatcaaatgaattAGCGATTATACAACTAATAATAGgcttttgaaaaatcaatttatagCTCCACAAACCGTTCTTATGATCCCATTTTGACCAGTTAGAGGACTAATATCTCCCATTTTAATCATGGCTGCAGCAAAATCAGAGGCAAATGCTCGAGGGCTATTGCTATATTCTAAAACAATATCATCGGTAGATCCTCCACTCAAAAGAACTTGATCCGATTGAAGAAGGCCTTTTCTTTGCCTCAAATTCTTGAAGTAGTTGTTATCCAATTGATTAGGTGTTACCAAATCAAGTGGAGCTAGGTTTCCATTTTGATCTTCTTGAGGACATTGTCGTCTTCTAGTGCTAGCAAATCCAGCATCGATGTCTGTTCCATTGCTATAAATTCTATCACGGAAAAGNNNNNNNNNNNNNNNNNNNNNNNNNNNNNNNNNNNNNNNNNNNNNNNNNNNNNNNNNNNNNNNNNNNNNNNNNNNNNNNNNNNNNNNNNNNNNNNNNNNNNNNNNNNNNNNNNNNNNNNNNNNNNN is a genomic window containing:
- the LOC107003642 gene encoding lignin-forming anionic peroxidase-like, translated to FRDRIYSNGTDIDAGFASTRRRQCPQEDQNGNLAPLDLVTPNQLDNNYFKNLRQRKGLLQSDQVLLSGGSTDDIVLEYSNSPRAFASDFAAAMIKMGDISPLTGQNGIIRTVCGAIN